Genomic window (Acidobacteriota bacterium):
GATTTTCTCCTGCGCACGCCCGAATTCGCCGACTTGGCCCGGGCCGTCGCCTCGCCGGAGCGGCCGATATCGGTCCACGGCGTCATCGAGCCGGCCAAGGCCTGCGTCCTGGCCTGCCTGGCCAAGACCGCCGGCCGGCCGATCGTCTTCATCCGCGCCGAATCCGCCCCGCTCGGCCAGGCCGAGCAGGACTGCCGCTTCTACCTGCCGCGCCTGGCCCCGGGGGCCGGGCTGGCCACGCTGCCGCCCCTCTCCGAGAACCCTTATTTTGAGGTCCCGCCCGCCCTGGACGCCGTGTCCTCGCGGATGAAGCTCCTCCGCCGCCTCCTGGCGGCCCCGCCCGCGCTCATCGTCACGTCGCTCGGCGGCCTGCTCAAGCCGGTCCCGGGGCCGGAGGACCTGCGCGGCCTCTTCCTCGACCTCGAGGTCGGCGGCGAGGCGGACCACGACGCCCTGCTCGAGACCCTGGCCCGCTACGGCTACACCCGCGAGGACCTCATCGCCTCGCCGGGCGAATACGCCTGGCGCGGCGGCATCGTCGACGTCTTCTCGCCCTGGGAGGCCAACCCGTTCCGCATCGAGCTCGACGGGACGCGCGTCGTCTCGCTCCGCGAGTTCGACATCTCCACCCAGCGGTCCCTCAAGCGCGTCGACCGGCTGACCGTCCCGGGCCTGCGCGAGTTCCCGGCCACGCCGGAGTTCCTCGACGCCTGGAAATCCGCCGCGCACAGGCGCTCCAGGGGCTTCGCCCGCGACCTCGAGGCCAGGGCCGCCGCCTTCGACCGCGGCGACTTCGGGCCGAGCTTCGCCGCCCAGGCCCTGCTCCTGGCCGACCGCTTCGCGCCCGTGACCGACTACCTCCGCGACCCCGTCTTCGTCGTCGACAACCCCGAGGCCGTCGACGGCGAGTGGGACGGCCACGTCAAGGAGCTGCGCGACCAGTGCGCCGACCTCCTGGCCGACGGCGTCTTCGCCCTCGATCCCGAGGCCATCTTCCCGCCCCGCCTCCTGCAGCGCGTCCGGCGGGAAGCCGTCCGGTTCGAGGAGCTCGGCGCCCCCGCCCGCAAGAAGAGCTACGGCTTCTCCTTCCAGCCCGTGCCCCGCTTCGACAACAAGATCCCCTTCTTCCTCCAATATCTCAAGAAGCTCCAGGCCGAGAGCGATCTCTGCTCGATCTACCTCCTGAACGCCGGGACGCGCCAGCGCATGGCCACGCTCCTCCGCGAGAGCGATATCCCCGTCGTCGAGACCGACTCGCCCTTCGCCGTGCCGCCCCGCGACGAGGTCGCCCTGCTCCTCGGCCCCCTGCCGGGCGGCTTCAGCTATCCCCGCGAGAAGCTCGACTTCTTCGCCGAAAAGGACATCTTCACCGAGGAAAAGGTCATCGTCAGCCGGGCCTCGCGCCGGCCCTTCCTCTCCCAGTTCCAGGACCTCCGGGCCGGCGATTTCGTCGTCCACGCCGACTACGGCATCGGCGTCTTCCGCGGCCTGCGGCGGGTCGAGGTCGAGGGCCAGGGCCGCGAGTTCATCGAGCTCCACTACCGCGACGGCGACAAGCTGCTCGTGCCGGTCGAGAACCTCAACCTGGTCCAGAAGTTCTCCCAGGCCGGGGCGGAGCTCCCGCCGCTCGACAAGCTCGGCACGAACTCCTGGGAGAAGACCCGGACCCGGGCCAAGAAGGCCGTCGAGGCCGTGGCCAAGGAGCTGGTCGATCTCTACGCCAAGCGGCGGGCCGTCAAGGGCCACGCCTTCTCCTCGGGCGGGCCGTGGGACGAGGAGTTCGCCAAGACCTTCGAGTACGAGGAGACCGACGACCAGCTCCGCTCGATCCGCGAGATCCGGGCCGACATGGAGGGCCGGGCCTCCATGGACCGCCTCCTCTGCGGCGACGTCGGCTACGGCAAGACCGAGGTGGCCATGCGGGCCGCCTTCAAGGCCGTCATGGACGGCAAGCAGGTCGCCGTGCTCTGCCCGACGACCGTCCTGGCCAGCCAGCACCTGAAGACCTTCCGTGACCGGATGGTCCTCTTCCCGGTCCGCGTCGAGGCCCTGACCCGGCTCCAGTCGCCGCGCGAGCAGAAGGCTCTGCTCGAGGACTGCCGCAAGGGCTTCGTCGACATCCTCATCGGCACGCACCGGATCCTGTCCAAGGACGTCGGCTTCAAGGACCTGGGCCTGCTCATCGTCGACGAGGAGCAGCGCTTCGGGGTCGGCCACAAGGAGAAGATCAAGCAGTTCAAGGCCACGATCGACGTCCTGACCCTGACCGCGACGCCCATCCCGCGGACGCTGAACATGTCGCTCTCGGGCCTGCGCGACATCTCGCTCATCGAGACGCCGCCGCGCGACCGCCTGGCCGTCCACACGGTCGTCACCCCGTTCAACGCCAAGCTCATCGCCGCCGCGGTGCGCCAGGAGATCGGCCGGGGCGGGCAGGTCTATGTCATCCACAACCGCATCGAGGACATCGACAAGGTCGCCGAGATGGTCGTCAAGCTCGTGCCCCAGGCCCGCGTCGTCGCCGTCCACGGCCAGATGGCCGGCCCGGACCTGGAAAAGCGGATGCTCGACTTCGTCGACCGCAGGTACGACGTCCTCGTCTCGACGACCATCATCGAGAACGGCATCGACATTCCGCTCGTCAACACCCTCATCGTCGACCGGGCCGACCTCTACGGCCTGGCCCAGCTCTACCAGCTCCGCGGCCGGGTCGGCCGGTCGGCGCGGCAGGCCTACGCCTACTTCCTCGTCCCGCCCTACATCGAGCTGACCCCGCTCGCCCGCGAGCGCCTGAAGGCGCTCAAGGAGTTCAGCGAGCTCGGCTCGGGCTTCCGCCTGGCCGCCCGCGACCTCGAGATCCGCGGCGCCGGAAACCTCCTCGGCCATCGCCAGCACGGCACGATGGAGGCCGTCGGCTTCGAGTACTACATGCAGCTCCTCGACCAGGCCATCCGCGGGCTTAAGGGCGAGGTCGTCGAGGAGACGAACCCCGAGATCAATCTCAAGGTCGACATCCACGTCCCCGAGGACTACCTGCCCCAGGTCAACCTGCGCCTGAACCTCTACAAGCGGCTGGCCGCGGTCGAGAGCCTGGAGGAGATCGAGGGCATCCGGGCGGAGATCGCCGACCGCTTCGGGCCCGTCCCCGGGCCGATCGAGAACCTGCTGCGCTACGGCGCGCTCAAGCACCTGGCGACGAGGCTGCGCATCCGGTCCATCGACCGGGCCGAGCGCCGGCTGGTGATCAAGTTCCGGCCCGAGACGCCCGTGGACTGGGCCCGGGTCACGCCCCTGCTCAAGAAGCACGCCGGCTCGCTCTCGCCCGAAGGCGTCATGTCTCTGGCCCTGCGGGGGACGACGGAGCGGGACCTCCTCGATGAAACGGTCGGCGTCTTGAAGACGTTATCCAATTGAGATACAATGAATTGATACTAAAAAAGATGTGCGCATACGGCAGGAGCGGTCGGAGCTGGTGGTCCCAGGGGGGGCGTCCGGTCTTCCAGGTCCTGGCCGCGCTGGGCGTCCTGGCCATCCTGGCCCTGTTCGCCTGCGGCCGCGACAAGGGCCGCTCGGCCGTCTCCAAGGTC
Coding sequences:
- the mfd gene encoding transcription-repair coupling factor, with amino-acid sequence MSLDFLLRTPEFADLARAVASPERPISVHGVIEPAKACVLACLAKTAGRPIVFIRAESAPLGQAEQDCRFYLPRLAPGAGLATLPPLSENPYFEVPPALDAVSSRMKLLRRLLAAPPALIVTSLGGLLKPVPGPEDLRGLFLDLEVGGEADHDALLETLARYGYTREDLIASPGEYAWRGGIVDVFSPWEANPFRIELDGTRVVSLREFDISTQRSLKRVDRLTVPGLREFPATPEFLDAWKSAAHRRSRGFARDLEARAAAFDRGDFGPSFAAQALLLADRFAPVTDYLRDPVFVVDNPEAVDGEWDGHVKELRDQCADLLADGVFALDPEAIFPPRLLQRVRREAVRFEELGAPARKKSYGFSFQPVPRFDNKIPFFLQYLKKLQAESDLCSIYLLNAGTRQRMATLLRESDIPVVETDSPFAVPPRDEVALLLGPLPGGFSYPREKLDFFAEKDIFTEEKVIVSRASRRPFLSQFQDLRAGDFVVHADYGIGVFRGLRRVEVEGQGREFIELHYRDGDKLLVPVENLNLVQKFSQAGAELPPLDKLGTNSWEKTRTRAKKAVEAVAKELVDLYAKRRAVKGHAFSSGGPWDEEFAKTFEYEETDDQLRSIREIRADMEGRASMDRLLCGDVGYGKTEVAMRAAFKAVMDGKQVAVLCPTTVLASQHLKTFRDRMVLFPVRVEALTRLQSPREQKALLEDCRKGFVDILIGTHRILSKDVGFKDLGLLIVDEEQRFGVGHKEKIKQFKATIDVLTLTATPIPRTLNMSLSGLRDISLIETPPRDRLAVHTVVTPFNAKLIAAAVRQEIGRGGQVYVIHNRIEDIDKVAEMVVKLVPQARVVAVHGQMAGPDLEKRMLDFVDRRYDVLVSTTIIENGIDIPLVNTLIVDRADLYGLAQLYQLRGRVGRSARQAYAYFLVPPYIELTPLARERLKALKEFSELGSGFRLAARDLEIRGAGNLLGHRQHGTMEAVGFEYYMQLLDQAIRGLKGEVVEETNPEINLKVDIHVPEDYLPQVNLRLNLYKRLAAVESLEEIEGIRAEIADRFGPVPGPIENLLRYGALKHLATRLRIRSIDRAERRLVIKFRPETPVDWARVTPLLKKHAGSLSPEGVMSLALRGTTERDLLDETVGVLKTLSN